The window AATAATCATAATTTCTGCAATACTTGGATTAGGAATAATGATGTTTTCATTTCAAGAAAATAATGTTTTTACTGATGCATCAGGGAATTTAATTGAATCCGTTAAAGATAACATGCAAGGAATTGGATCTAAAACGGCAAAATCAGTTGAGGTTGGTTTAGATTCTTCCTCAAAAATCCTTGATGATGGTCATGATAAAATTAGTGATGGAATAATCAATGTAAAAGAATCATCTCAGAATTTATTCAATGAAAAATTATCTCGGATAAATATTGTAAATAATGAATCTAAAAATATCATAAATGAAACTGAAAATAAAATACCTGGAATAACAACTAATCCNNNNNNNNNNNNNNNNNNNNNNNNNNNNNNNNNNNNNNNNNNNNNNNNNNNNNNNNNNNNNNNNNNNNNNNNNNNNNNNNNNNNNNNNNNNNNNNNNNNNNNNNNNNNNNNNNNNNNNNNNNNNNNNNNNNNNNNNNNNNNNNNNNNNNNNNNNNNNNNNNNNNNNNNNNNNNNNNNNNNNNNNNNNNNNNNNNNNNNNNNNNNNNNNNNNNNNNNNNNNNNNNNNNNNNNNNNNNNNNNNNNNNNNNNNNNNNNNNNNNNNNNNNNNNNNNNNNNNNNNNNNNNNNNNNNNNNNNNNNNNNNNNNNNNNNNNNNNNNNNNNNNNNNNNNNNNNNNNNNNNNNNNNNNNNNNNNNNNNTCTAAGTACTAATAACGATTCAAATGAGACATATTCTCAAAATATAATTAATGAAAAACTTTCTTTGTCATCAGTTCAACAAGTCAATGGTGATGTGTTATTAGATTATTTTGATAAAACTGGCAATACAAAGAGTGCAAATGTAGTGATAAGAACTTCTGAAAAAGAAATATTTGCTGGGACTTTTTATACTTCAAATTTTAAAACTGCAATAAATGATGTTTCAGATACTCCATATTACATGGATGTAATTATAGATCATAAAATTTATGGAATAGTTAAATCTTCTATATTTAATTCAGGTACAAGTACAGATTATAAGATAATTGGAATGTTTGCTAAACAATAAATCAGATATAATGTTCATTGAATTATCAATAGTCAATACGATGTCTATAAAATCAAAATAAATCAATTGTTTTTTCATAAATGCAATTGTTTACATTAGGACATTGTTTTTATAACAATTAATTTTTCTTTATGTTGTGCAATATTTTCAGGCTTTAAAAATGGGTCAAAAAAGAGTAACTATTGCAAGAGAATACCTAAACAAATTAACAAATGGAAAAGCAATGCCTGCACTTGCCTTACGAGATAATAAAACCAATGTTTGGGAACCGGTGGGAGAAGAGAATCTATATGCATTTGTTGATGAATCAGCAGGGTTTGTTTTAACTGATAATAGTGGATACATACTTGCATTAGTGGATAAGAACGGTATTTCAAAGACCATAGTTCAAGGAGTTACCAAAGAACAAAAAGAGATATGGGTCAAAGCATTTCAAAATGACAGTATTTTAGAATACAAAGGAAAAGTTACACTTCCAGTATAGTCAAATGATAAAATTTTAGTAATCATAGTCAAATAAAATCAGCGTAAAGCTTTTGTTATCATCATATTTAGAATAACAATGGCAAAATTCTCTCAAGAGATCGAAGTTAATGGTCATCTTATCGATTCTTCAATTCTCACAAAAATATTTGATAAGATAATGGATTTGCATGGAGAATTTCAAGTAGAAGAAATCAATATAGGAAAAAAGAAAAGAGATCCATCATATGCAAGATTAACAATTACAGGTAAGAATCAAAAACATTTAGATGAAATTTTGGAGACTATTTATCGAGAGGGAGCAGTTTCCAAAATACAAAAAGGAATTTCATTAAAAAAAGCCCCAAAAGACATGGTCATGCCTGATGATTTTTACAGTACTACAAATAATCACACGCAAGTTTTTCATAACGATAAATGGATTCAAGTTGAAAATATGATGATGGATAAATGTATTCTAGTAAAGGACAACAGAGCATTTTGCATTCCTGTTAGAGATGTAAAAAAAGGAGATGAAATAATAGTTGGCGAGAGTGGCATAAAGATCACTCCGCCTGAACGTCCCAGAGAAGGAGTTAATGTATTTGAATTTATGGGTAGTTCTAGTTCAAGTGAAAGACC is drawn from Candidatus Nitrosarchaeum limnium SFB1 and contains these coding sequences:
- a CDS encoding hypothetical protein (hypothetical protein Nmar_0862) — its product is MGQKRVTIAREYLNKLTNGKAMPALALRDNKTNVWEPVGEENLYAFVDESAGFVLTDNSGYILALVDKNGISKTIVQGVTKEQKEIWVKAFQNDSILEYKGKVTLPV